In one Drosophila gunungcola strain Sukarami chromosome 2R unlocalized genomic scaffold, Dgunungcola_SK_2 000011F, whole genome shotgun sequence genomic region, the following are encoded:
- the LOC128255568 gene encoding E3 ubiquitin-protein ligase RNF125, producing the protein MVQKNLVSTDSARPSSFNPHEDGEPDLCALCLDHIQDPEKLHCNHAFCRCCLELYREARNWVAKRCPICRRNLEEQVSRQFNDDWRLFGFMMVPLMLLSLGPFYLLLLYW; encoded by the exons ATGGTACAGAAGAACCTCGTATCCACGGACAGTGCTCGTCCATCGTCCTTCAACCCGCACGAGGATGGGGAGCCCGACCTGTGCGCCCTCTGCCTGGACCACATCCAGGATCCGGAGAAGCTGCACTGCAACCACGCGTTCTGCAGGTGCTGCCTGGAATTGTACAGGGAAGCCCGCAACTGGGTGGCCAAGCGCTGCCCCATCTGCCGGCGCAACCTGGAGGAGCAGGTGTCCAGGCAGTTTAATGAT GATTGGCGCCTATTCGGTTTCATGATGGTACCGCTGATGCTGCTCAGTCTGGGGCCATTTTATCTGCTACTGCTTTATTGGTGA